In Ignavibacteriota bacterium, the sequence ACTGAACAGACAAACATAATCAACTGGGGAGAGGTTGGCAACGATAAAAGCACGGTCTTCATCGGGAACGATGGGGCGTTTTTCTCCTTTGATTCTCCGGACTGAATCATCTGTGTTCACACCAACGACAAGAAAATCACCGAGCGCTTTCGCCTTCAAAAAATATTCGAGATGCCCCCGGTGAATAATGTCGTAGCATCCGTTTGTAAAGACGACTGTTTTCTTTTGTGATTTTGCTGTCTTCCTGATTTCAAGTAATTCAGGAAGTGTAACGAGTTTTCCCATCTATGAAATATCCTTTGGAAGATGATCAGAGTCAGAAAGAATAGTTGTCATTAGTTCTTCGGTTTGAATAGGAACGATGCCGACATAGCCGACGACAATTCCGCCGGCAAAGTTTGCAAGAACAGAAGCCTCAGAGACTGATGCGCCGCCACACATCGCAAGCGTCATCGTTGCGATAACAGTATCCCCTGCGCCGGATACATCGGCAACATTTCGTGCCTTTGTCGGCACATGCCTGATATGTCCGTTCGATTCAAACAAGGTCATTCCTTGAGGACCGCGCGTGAGCAAAATGTTTTCTGCCTGCAATTTCAAAAGTAATTCCTTGCCTGCGCTTAATACATCTTCATCGGTTTTCAAGTGGGTTCCTAATGCTTCTTCTACTTCTTTTCTGTTTGGTTTGAATACTGTAACATTCTTATACTCAAAAAAGTTGTTGAATTTCGGGTCAATGGCAATTATTTTTTTATGGTCGTTTGCCAAATCAATAATCTGCTTGATGAGGGTTTTCACCACGACGCCCTTGTTATAATCCTCAATGATGATTCCGGCAATTGAATTGATGTGGTGAAGCAATGTCTCAACGATTTTATTTTGTATCGTGTAAGAAATATCTGTGCGACTTTCCCGGTCAATGCGAGCAACATGCTGATTGTTTGCTATAATTCTTGTTTTGACGGTCGTTGGCCTTGTATTATCAATGACAATTCCTTCTAACGGAAAATCACTTTCGCGAACAATTTCAGCAAGTTGTTTGCCGCTGTTATCGTTTCCGATAACACCGACCAAAAAAGGATTTCCTCCAAGCGATTTGATATTCTTCGCTACGTTTGCCGCACCGCCAAGCCGTCCTTGCTCCGATTCAAT encodes:
- the rfaE2 gene encoding D-glycero-beta-D-manno-heptose 1-phosphate adenylyltransferase translates to MGKLVTLPELLEIRKTAKSQKKTVVFTNGCYDIIHRGHLEYFLKAKALGDFLVVGVNTDDSVRRIKGEKRPIVPDEDRAFIVANLSPVDYVCLFSEDTPFNLIQALVPDVLVKGADWKVDDIVGKDIVERVGGKVSTIEFVPTKSTSNIIEEILRRYR
- the rfaE1 gene encoding D-glycero-beta-D-manno-heptose-7-phosphate kinase is translated as MQNKTIAVVGDLMLDRYFWGSVTRLSPEAPVPVVDIESEQGRLGGAANVAKNIKSLGGNPFLVGVIGNDNSGKQLAEIVRESDFPLEGIVIDNTRPTTVKTRIIANNQHVARIDRESRTDISYTIQNKIVETLLHHINSIAGIIIEDYNKGVVVKTLIKQIIDLANDHKKIIAIDPKFNNFFEYKNVTVFKPNRKEVEEALGTHLKTDEDVLSAGKELLLKLQAENILLTRGPQGMTLFESNGHIRHVPTKARNVADVSGAGDTVIATMTLAMCGGASVSEASVLANFAGGIVVGYVGIVPIQTEELMTTILSDSDHLPKDIS